A stretch of the Rhizobium sullae genome encodes the following:
- a CDS encoding mandelate racemase/muconate lactonizing enzyme family protein: MTAKLKITAIKPYPVWVGTRNQMLVKVETDDGIFGWGESGLSGREKAVAGAIEHYREFLIGRDPMQIGRIWQEVYRSQYFEGGRVLQAAISAIDIALHDIKGKALGVPAYELLGGKQRDRIPTFASTGDEAEGDVAIERARELRAQGWQAIRFFPIGQNSKDIFEPRESIGATASMLNKAREALGDDVVLGIDYHHRLSVAEAASFCNKLGRGVLDFLEEPIRDETPEAYESLRTMTDIPFAIGEEFASKWQFLPYIERGIHQFNRLDVCNVGGLTEAMKVAGWSEAHYVDLMPHNPLGPVCTAATIHLAAAVPNFAWLETRAPEAKLGFDNSDFFPVQPRLDGPDYPVSDLPGLGVEINEEAVEAESFRFWEAPHLKRSDGSVTNW, encoded by the coding sequence ATGACTGCGAAGCTTAAAATCACGGCGATCAAGCCCTATCCCGTATGGGTGGGAACGCGCAACCAGATGCTGGTCAAGGTCGAGACCGACGATGGCATCTTCGGCTGGGGCGAGAGCGGCTTGAGCGGTAGGGAGAAGGCCGTGGCCGGCGCGATCGAGCACTATCGCGAGTTTCTCATCGGCCGCGACCCGATGCAGATTGGTCGGATCTGGCAAGAAGTTTATCGCAGCCAATACTTCGAAGGCGGGCGCGTCCTGCAGGCGGCGATTTCCGCCATCGACATTGCCCTGCATGACATCAAGGGCAAGGCGCTGGGGGTGCCGGCCTACGAACTGCTGGGCGGCAAGCAGCGCGACCGCATTCCTACCTTCGCCTCGACCGGTGACGAGGCCGAGGGCGATGTTGCTATCGAGCGAGCCCGCGAACTACGCGCACAGGGGTGGCAGGCGATCCGCTTCTTTCCCATCGGGCAAAACAGCAAGGACATCTTTGAGCCGCGGGAATCGATCGGCGCTACCGCAAGCATGCTAAACAAGGCGCGCGAGGCGCTGGGCGACGACGTCGTCCTCGGTATCGACTATCATCATCGCCTGTCGGTGGCAGAGGCGGCGAGCTTCTGTAACAAGCTCGGCCGTGGCGTGCTTGATTTCCTCGAGGAGCCGATACGAGACGAGACACCGGAGGCCTACGAATCCTTACGCACGATGACCGACATCCCGTTCGCCATCGGCGAGGAATTTGCCAGCAAGTGGCAATTCCTGCCCTACATCGAGCGCGGCATCCATCAGTTCAACCGGCTCGATGTTTGCAATGTTGGCGGGCTCACTGAAGCGATGAAGGTGGCTGGCTGGAGCGAGGCACACTATGTGGACCTGATGCCGCACAATCCCCTTGGCCCAGTCTGCACGGCCGCGACTATCCATCTCGCCGCCGCGGTACCGAATTTCGCTTGGCTCGAGACCAGGGCGCCCGAAGCAAAACTGGGCTTCGATAATTCCGACTTCTTCCCCGTGCAACCGCGGCTCGATGGCCCCGACTATCCGGTCAGCGATCTGCCAGGGCTCGGCGTCGAGATCAACGAAGAGGCAGTCGAGGCGGAGAGCTTTCGTTTCTGGGAAGCGCCTCACCTGAAGCGCAGCGACGGTTCTGTCACAAACTGGTAG